Proteins co-encoded in one Daphnia magna isolate NIES unplaced genomic scaffold, ASM2063170v1.1 Dm_contigs103, whole genome shotgun sequence genomic window:
- the LOC116935680 gene encoding mucin-3A isoform X1 has translation MSLSNPLKCKSKSCFFCGVNYQDENKRIGIFGVPKKKFSIWQLIIPELKKTSYLCEKHFDQSDVLKGFTDGTVYHPYERWRLSISAFPKHFLGINEASSKAVKRTPLKQLFSVNTQQKKRDGIQAKISSVHSTSNNHQNLPSPLGNGANRHKSLRRTVGTENTPPNQHNKKLKLISHQAPSRVSKSNTPFQSVALPTLQHPETEIIGGSELMETDEPFNLPIDTVTTVEEDTVSCDTTTTSKSVDSPTLQHPETEIIGGSELMETGEHFNLPIEAETTVEEETVSCDTSTTSKSVALPPQQDPETVIIAGRDLMETGENLNLPIDILTTLEEEDSVSSDSTSTTSPPHQYRDSQLNGDSDHTETVESFELFNDRETTVEEDTASCETTTAFESVASPTLQHPETEIIGGIDLMETGEPFKFLIETETTRDTASCNRPTTTPFQLVASPPQQDPETEIITYKTTNLQAVQALFVSLPVPHSNELLSLPPEATETTHSSDVTTANETTDAEIVVAPTVRGKKPKRVYRIKAPTYCKCHKEIKGKCAPCQIRELKMLVQEKDKQLKIVRSYQVKATVDLAKLKCKLKEKDKKLNTSSKQLARMRQYAVDCVETISKLKDDVATLTKNQLDEKIKHLTHGVSCPFLSL, from the exons ATGTCTCTTTCAAATCCGTTGAAATGTAAATCAAAAAGTTGCTTCTTTTGTGGTGTCAATTATcaggatgaaaacaaaagaattggtATTTTTGGTGTaccaaagaaaaagttttctaTTTGGCAATTAATCATTCCAGAGCTGAAGAAAACATCGTACCTGTGTGAAAAGCATTTTGATCAGTCAGATGTTTTAAAAGGATTTACAGATGGCACAGTGTATCATCCCTATGAAAGATGGAGATTAAGTATTTCTGCCTTTCCTAAACATTTCTTGG GTATAAATGAAGCTTCTTCCAAAGCAGTCAAACGTACTCCTCTGAAACAACTGTTTTCAGTCAACACACAACAGAAGAAACGTGATGGCATACAAGCAAAAATTTCTAGTGTTCATTCTACGTCCAACAATCACCAAAACCTACCATCACCTCTGGGTAATGGAGCAAACAGACACAAATCATTAAGAAGAACTGTTGGTACCGAGAATACACCACCTAACCaacataacaaaaaattgaaacttataA GCCACCAAGCACCTAGTCGTGTTTCTAAAAGCAATACTCCATTTCAATCGGTTGCTTTACCCACCCTACAACATCCAGAAACAGAAATCATTGGTGGTAGTGAGCTAATGGAGACCGATGAGCCTTTTAATTTGCCAATTGATACTGTAACCACAGTAGAAGAAGACACTGTCAGTTGTGATACTACTACTACATCTAAATCGGTTGATTCACCCACCCTACAACATCCAGAAACAGAAATCATTGGTGGTAGTGAGCTAATGGAGACTGGTGAGCATTTTAATCTGCCAATTGAGGCTGAAACcacagtagaagaagaaactgtCAGTTGTGATACTAGTACTACATCTAAATCGGTTGCTCTACCGCCACAACAAGATCCAGAAACAGTAATAATTGCTGGCAGGGATCTAATGGAGACTGGTGAGAATTTAAATTTGCCCATTGACATTTTAACCAcattagaagaagaagattctGTCAGTAGTGATAGTACTAGTACTACTTCTCCTCCACATCAATATCGTGATTCACAACTCAATGGTGACAGTGATCATACAGAAACGGTTGAGTCTTTTGAGTTGTTCAATGACAGAGAAACCACAGTAGAAGAAGACACTGCTAGTTGTGAAACTACTACTGCATTTGAATCGGTTGCTTCACCAACCCTACAACATCCAGAAACAGAAATCATTGGTGGCATTGATCTGATGGAGACTGGTGAGCCTTTTAAGTTTCTCATTGAGACTGAAACCACACGAGACACTGCTAGTTGTAATAGGCCTACTACTACTCCATTTCAATTGGTTGCTTCACCGCCACAACAAGATCCAGAAACAGAAATAATTACCTACAAAACAACAAACCTTCAAGCTGTCCAAg CATTATTCGTTAGTCTTCCTGTTCCTCATTCCAATGAATTGTTGTCTCTACCACCAGAAGCCACAGAAACTACTCACAGCTCAGATGTAACTACAGCAAATGAAACTACGGATGCAGAAATAGTTGTTGCCCCAACTGTCAGGGGGAAAAAGCCAAAAAGAGTTTATCGAATAAAGGCACCAACTTACTGCAAATGCCATAAAGAAATAAAGGGGAAGTGTGCACCATGTCAGATAAGGGAACTAAAGATGCTTGTACAGGAAAAGGACAAACAACTGAAGATTGTGAGGAGTTATCAAGTTAAAGCGACAGTTGACTTAGCAAAACTAAAATGTAAATTGAAGGAAAAGGACAAAAAACTGAATACGTCATCGAAACAATTGGCGAGAATGCGTCAGTATGCGGTG GATTGCGTAGAAACCATCTCTAAGCTAAAGGATGACGTTGCAACCCTTACCAAAAATCAACTGGACGAGAAAATTAAGCATCTAACTCACGGAGTAAGTTGCCCATTTCTATCTCTATGA
- the LOC116935671 gene encoding mitotic checkpoint protein BUB3, with translation MAESSEIKLKSTPGDGISAVRFCPNSTPHLIVSSWDGSVRLYDCFANNQRLRYNHERAVLDACFQDSTHSLSGGLDGVLKMCDLTNNSESVLGTHQDAIRCVEYSSTVNQVFSGSWDASIKSWDPRAKSCIGTHIQGDSVYTMALNEEKLVVGTAGRRTLVWDLRNLSTPIQKRESSLKYQTRCIKCFPSRQGFVLSSIEGRVAVEYFDPSPEVQKKKYAFKCHRVKEGDIECCYSVNAISFHNGFNTFATGGSDGHVNIWDGFNKKRLCQYRRYPTSISSLSFSFDGSLLAIASSYMYEQGEPQTGIPEDAIYIRKVQEHEVKPK, from the exons ATGGCAGAATCATCAGAAATTAAACTGAAGTCTACACCTGGAGATGG GATTTCTGCGGTTAGATTTTGCCCTAATTCGACACCGCACCTTATAGTGTCTTCATGGGATGGTTCTGTAAGGCTGTATGACTGCTTTGCTAATAACCAAAGATTACGTTACAATCACGAACGTGCTGTCCTGGATGCATGCTTCCAG GACTCAACACATTCTCTTAGTGGAGGGCTGGATGgtgttttaaaaatgtgtgACCTAACCAACAATTCAG AGAGTGTTTTGGGAACCCATCAGGATGCAATCAGATGTGTTGAATATTCATCAACTGTTAACCAAGTGTTTAGTGGCAGTTG gGATGCTTCTATCAAATCGTGGGATCCAAGAGCAAAATCATGTATTGGAACTCACATTCAAGGAGACAGTGTTTACACCATGGcattaaatgaagaaaaattagTTGTTGGTACTGCTGGAAGACGTACATTAGTATGGGACCTCAGAAACCTGAGTACCCCTATCCAAAAGCGGGAATCTAGCTTAAAGTACCAGACAAGGTGTATCAAATGCTTTCCTAGTAGACAAGGATTTGTACTAAGTAGTATTGAAG GTCGTGTAGCAGTAGAATACTTCGACCCTAGTCCAGaagttcaaaagaaaaaatatgcatTTAAATGCCACAGGGTGAAAGAAGGAGATATCGAGTGCTGCTACTCGGTCAATGCAATCAG TTTTCATAATGGTTTCAACACTTTTGCAACTGGAGGTTCTGATGGTCATGTTAACATATGG GATGGTTTTAATAAAAAGAGACTATGCCAATATCGGCGTTACCCAACGTCCATATCTTCTCTCTCATTCAGCTTCGATGGTTCCCTTCTAGCTATAGCTAGCTCATACATGTATGAACAAGGGGAACCACAGACGGGGATCCCAGAAGATGCCATTTATATACGCAAG GTCCAAGAGCATGAAGTTAAGCCGAAATAG
- the LOC116935680 gene encoding mucin-3A isoform X2 → MSLSNPLKCKSKSCFFCGVNYQDENKRIGIFGVPKKKFSIWQLIIPELKKTSYLCEKHFDQSDVLKGFTDGTVYHPYERWRLSISAFPKHFLGINEASSKAVKRTPLKQLFSVNTQQKKRDGIQAKISSVHSTSNNHQNLPSPLGNGANRHKSLRRTVGTENTPPNQHNKKLKLISHQAPSRVSKSNTPFQSVALPTLQHPETEIIGGSELMETDEPFNLPIDTVTTVEEDTVSCDTTTTSKSVDSPTLQHPETEIIGGSELMETGEHFNLPIEAETTVEEETVSCDTSTTSKSVALPPQQDPETVIIAGRDLMETGENLNLPIDILTTLEEEDSVSSDSTSTTSPPHQYRDSQLNGDSDHTETVESFELFNDRETTVEEDTASCETTTAFESVASPTLQHPETEIIGGIDLMETGEPFKFLIETETTRDTASCNRPTTTPFQLVASPPQQDPETEIITYKTTNLQAVQALFVSLPVPHSNELLSLPPEATETTHSSDVTTANETTDAEIVVAPTVRGKKPKRVYRIKAPTYCKCHKEIKGKCAPCQIRELKMLVQEKDKQLKIVRSYQVKATVDLAKLKCKLKEKDKKLNTSSKQLARMRQYAVDCVETISKLKDDVATLTKNQLDEKIKHLTHGMKHF, encoded by the exons ATGTCTCTTTCAAATCCGTTGAAATGTAAATCAAAAAGTTGCTTCTTTTGTGGTGTCAATTATcaggatgaaaacaaaagaattggtATTTTTGGTGTaccaaagaaaaagttttctaTTTGGCAATTAATCATTCCAGAGCTGAAGAAAACATCGTACCTGTGTGAAAAGCATTTTGATCAGTCAGATGTTTTAAAAGGATTTACAGATGGCACAGTGTATCATCCCTATGAAAGATGGAGATTAAGTATTTCTGCCTTTCCTAAACATTTCTTGG GTATAAATGAAGCTTCTTCCAAAGCAGTCAAACGTACTCCTCTGAAACAACTGTTTTCAGTCAACACACAACAGAAGAAACGTGATGGCATACAAGCAAAAATTTCTAGTGTTCATTCTACGTCCAACAATCACCAAAACCTACCATCACCTCTGGGTAATGGAGCAAACAGACACAAATCATTAAGAAGAACTGTTGGTACCGAGAATACACCACCTAACCaacataacaaaaaattgaaacttataA GCCACCAAGCACCTAGTCGTGTTTCTAAAAGCAATACTCCATTTCAATCGGTTGCTTTACCCACCCTACAACATCCAGAAACAGAAATCATTGGTGGTAGTGAGCTAATGGAGACCGATGAGCCTTTTAATTTGCCAATTGATACTGTAACCACAGTAGAAGAAGACACTGTCAGTTGTGATACTACTACTACATCTAAATCGGTTGATTCACCCACCCTACAACATCCAGAAACAGAAATCATTGGTGGTAGTGAGCTAATGGAGACTGGTGAGCATTTTAATCTGCCAATTGAGGCTGAAACcacagtagaagaagaaactgtCAGTTGTGATACTAGTACTACATCTAAATCGGTTGCTCTACCGCCACAACAAGATCCAGAAACAGTAATAATTGCTGGCAGGGATCTAATGGAGACTGGTGAGAATTTAAATTTGCCCATTGACATTTTAACCAcattagaagaagaagattctGTCAGTAGTGATAGTACTAGTACTACTTCTCCTCCACATCAATATCGTGATTCACAACTCAATGGTGACAGTGATCATACAGAAACGGTTGAGTCTTTTGAGTTGTTCAATGACAGAGAAACCACAGTAGAAGAAGACACTGCTAGTTGTGAAACTACTACTGCATTTGAATCGGTTGCTTCACCAACCCTACAACATCCAGAAACAGAAATCATTGGTGGCATTGATCTGATGGAGACTGGTGAGCCTTTTAAGTTTCTCATTGAGACTGAAACCACACGAGACACTGCTAGTTGTAATAGGCCTACTACTACTCCATTTCAATTGGTTGCTTCACCGCCACAACAAGATCCAGAAACAGAAATAATTACCTACAAAACAACAAACCTTCAAGCTGTCCAAg CATTATTCGTTAGTCTTCCTGTTCCTCATTCCAATGAATTGTTGTCTCTACCACCAGAAGCCACAGAAACTACTCACAGCTCAGATGTAACTACAGCAAATGAAACTACGGATGCAGAAATAGTTGTTGCCCCAACTGTCAGGGGGAAAAAGCCAAAAAGAGTTTATCGAATAAAGGCACCAACTTACTGCAAATGCCATAAAGAAATAAAGGGGAAGTGTGCACCATGTCAGATAAGGGAACTAAAGATGCTTGTACAGGAAAAGGACAAACAACTGAAGATTGTGAGGAGTTATCAAGTTAAAGCGACAGTTGACTTAGCAAAACTAAAATGTAAATTGAAGGAAAAGGACAAAAAACTGAATACGTCATCGAAACAATTGGCGAGAATGCGTCAGTATGCGGTG GATTGCGTAGAAACCATCTCTAAGCTAAAGGATGACGTTGCAACCCTTACCAAAAATCAACTGGACGAGAAAATTAAGCATCTAACTCACGGA ATgaaacatttttaa
- the LOC116935680 gene encoding mucin-3A isoform X3, with the protein MSLSNPLKCKSKSCFFCGVNYQDENKRIGIFGVPKKKFSIWQLIIPELKKTSYLCEKHFDQSDVLKGFTDGTVYHPYERWRLSISAFPKHFLGINEASSKAVKRTPLKQLFSVNTQQKKRDGIQAKISSVHSTSNNHQNLPSPLGNGANRHKSLRRTVGTENTPPNQHNKKLKLISHQAPSRVSKSNTPFQSVALPTLQHPETEIIGGSELMETDEPFNLPIDTVTTVEEDTVSCDTTTTSKSVDSPTLQHPETEIIGGSELMETGEHFNLPIEAETTVEEETVSCDTSTTSKSVALPPQQDPETVIIAGRDLMETGENLNLPIDILTTLEEEDSVSSDSTSTTSPPHQYRDSQLNGDSDHTETVESFELFNDRETTVEEDTASCETTTAFESVASPTLQHPETEIIGGIDLMETGEPFKFLIETETTRDTASCNRPTTTPFQLVASPPQQDPETEIITYKTTNLQAVQALFVSLPVPHSNELLSLPPEATETTHSSDVTTANETTDAEIVVAPTVRGKKPKRVYRIKAPTYCKCHKEIKGKCAPCQIRELKMLVQEKDKQLKIVRSYQVKATVDLAKLKCKLKEKDKKLNTSSKQLARMRQYAVDCVETISKLKDDVATLTKNQLDEKIKHLTHGLFR; encoded by the exons ATGTCTCTTTCAAATCCGTTGAAATGTAAATCAAAAAGTTGCTTCTTTTGTGGTGTCAATTATcaggatgaaaacaaaagaattggtATTTTTGGTGTaccaaagaaaaagttttctaTTTGGCAATTAATCATTCCAGAGCTGAAGAAAACATCGTACCTGTGTGAAAAGCATTTTGATCAGTCAGATGTTTTAAAAGGATTTACAGATGGCACAGTGTATCATCCCTATGAAAGATGGAGATTAAGTATTTCTGCCTTTCCTAAACATTTCTTGG GTATAAATGAAGCTTCTTCCAAAGCAGTCAAACGTACTCCTCTGAAACAACTGTTTTCAGTCAACACACAACAGAAGAAACGTGATGGCATACAAGCAAAAATTTCTAGTGTTCATTCTACGTCCAACAATCACCAAAACCTACCATCACCTCTGGGTAATGGAGCAAACAGACACAAATCATTAAGAAGAACTGTTGGTACCGAGAATACACCACCTAACCaacataacaaaaaattgaaacttataA GCCACCAAGCACCTAGTCGTGTTTCTAAAAGCAATACTCCATTTCAATCGGTTGCTTTACCCACCCTACAACATCCAGAAACAGAAATCATTGGTGGTAGTGAGCTAATGGAGACCGATGAGCCTTTTAATTTGCCAATTGATACTGTAACCACAGTAGAAGAAGACACTGTCAGTTGTGATACTACTACTACATCTAAATCGGTTGATTCACCCACCCTACAACATCCAGAAACAGAAATCATTGGTGGTAGTGAGCTAATGGAGACTGGTGAGCATTTTAATCTGCCAATTGAGGCTGAAACcacagtagaagaagaaactgtCAGTTGTGATACTAGTACTACATCTAAATCGGTTGCTCTACCGCCACAACAAGATCCAGAAACAGTAATAATTGCTGGCAGGGATCTAATGGAGACTGGTGAGAATTTAAATTTGCCCATTGACATTTTAACCAcattagaagaagaagattctGTCAGTAGTGATAGTACTAGTACTACTTCTCCTCCACATCAATATCGTGATTCACAACTCAATGGTGACAGTGATCATACAGAAACGGTTGAGTCTTTTGAGTTGTTCAATGACAGAGAAACCACAGTAGAAGAAGACACTGCTAGTTGTGAAACTACTACTGCATTTGAATCGGTTGCTTCACCAACCCTACAACATCCAGAAACAGAAATCATTGGTGGCATTGATCTGATGGAGACTGGTGAGCCTTTTAAGTTTCTCATTGAGACTGAAACCACACGAGACACTGCTAGTTGTAATAGGCCTACTACTACTCCATTTCAATTGGTTGCTTCACCGCCACAACAAGATCCAGAAACAGAAATAATTACCTACAAAACAACAAACCTTCAAGCTGTCCAAg CATTATTCGTTAGTCTTCCTGTTCCTCATTCCAATGAATTGTTGTCTCTACCACCAGAAGCCACAGAAACTACTCACAGCTCAGATGTAACTACAGCAAATGAAACTACGGATGCAGAAATAGTTGTTGCCCCAACTGTCAGGGGGAAAAAGCCAAAAAGAGTTTATCGAATAAAGGCACCAACTTACTGCAAATGCCATAAAGAAATAAAGGGGAAGTGTGCACCATGTCAGATAAGGGAACTAAAGATGCTTGTACAGGAAAAGGACAAACAACTGAAGATTGTGAGGAGTTATCAAGTTAAAGCGACAGTTGACTTAGCAAAACTAAAATGTAAATTGAAGGAAAAGGACAAAAAACTGAATACGTCATCGAAACAATTGGCGAGAATGCGTCAGTATGCGGTG GATTGCGTAGAAACCATCTCTAAGCTAAAGGATGACGTTGCAACCCTTACCAAAAATCAACTGGACGAGAAAATTAAGCATCTAACTCACGGA TTGTTTAGATga